The Misgurnus anguillicaudatus chromosome 23, ASM2758022v2, whole genome shotgun sequence sequence atgttcaggaagcacatcatagcgcgtggttcattttgaatttagttggcgcgatggcggagcgaatatgtccataaacggcagagagagactgtctaaagtttgggatcattacattcagcatctgaactgaaaacatccactgctgttaCACCAAGCGTCTCTGAAACAAGGTAACatagcttccgctgattttaatcccatactgtatttgtagcgatgtcgttatgcggtttgactagatatgatgtttagctttgatgtttttaaggagtaaacgtattcacgttcaattgcaggacagtatagattaaaaaagaaccccttgacacacacgcatgcactgtgtgtaccaaaaaacggcaccacagtcatatatgggcaacttgtaatctgacatattttgttcaataataataatctctgttttattggagtttagcataaggaagttattctctctcacgcgagtcagaccgatcgcgcaatgcatcacatatgcttaaacttatgtagccacgcaacaataatttcagcatgcattcactgtatacagcgggacgtgatgttgtgatttttcgaacggattcttaacctaaaatgcaccgcaatgcaagtgatgcaaaccaaatgcagcgttctattgaaaagtaatgtatgtatttctgcagtaccaaaatgcaatgaagcaactgaacgtctgactggggtgtaactcttcctcacgcacagaacgcgtgcacacgcacaaacacaagtgcacgtgcgcgcatacacacaggttgttaccatagcaaataggctcaccccagaaatgatatattatatgttaaaagcctaatggtaaatgctgcaggtgtagaaatgtacataaaccagatatttactttgatgtcagggctagattacagcatgaaacctgttgtgcatattaataaattaaagtgtttaattgttggcactggcacttataaacactaaatgggtaaaaaattgaaataaacaggcttatttcttggagccaaatacatctgttttttttagaaataaaagccaaatgcttgaacattttacagccaagtcattttcgttatgcattatttgttttggttgtttaaaaacacacaaaaaaattatccgatgactcgattaatcgatcgattcagtgctagattaatcgattacaaaaagaatcgatagctgcagccctagtcACCATTTACTTTCATTGTATGGAAAACAGCTTGGATATTCTACAAAAGAGCTACTTTtgtgtgagtaaatgattacTGAACTTTTATGTTTGGGTAAACCTTCCTTTTGAAGGTTAGGAGTTAAACAACACCTGTGTCGGGTGTTCTGGCTAAATCTCGGTAGAGTGAACAGGAGGCTGTGCCATCAGGAAGCTTTCGGGCTCTTGTAAAGGTCTCGCTGCAATgctttattcttctttttctgtctttctctctctgtctttcctTGTCTCTAGCTATCTAAGTGATTTGGATCGTATCGCAGACCCATCGTATCTGCCGACTCAGCAAGACGTGCTTAGGGTTCGCATCCCAACCACAGGGATTATTGAATATCCCTTCGACTTGCAAAGCATCATTTTCAGGTAGAAATAACGTAGATGGCTCCTCCCGCCACGTTTACGTTTTCTCATGTTTATTATTCATGTTGTGTATCGTGCGTTGATCTAGTCTGCTTCCGCCAATTGAATGTGGTTCATAGAGTGTTTCATTTCCCACTGCCATTAAGTTTCTCACTTCTCTGCAAATGTCTGTAGTCATTAACCTCTTCGCATTATTGCATCCTTGTTTTCATTTTGGCTTTCTCTGttattctaaatgtatgcatAACACATCCTTaagttaaaatgtgttcatAAGATGCTTAAACTTGattaattaaatgattaatTTGATCGCAATCACGTTGCCAATATTTTGCGGTCAAGTAAATGAATATCAATTAATTGCTATATTTGAGAGTCAAAAGTACCATCGTAGTTCTGTTTTGCAGTTGTACAATTGACCCTCTAAAGTTCCCGTTCATTGACAATAGCCAGAACAGGACATACCTTCACCCATCAAACATTTCAACTTCAGAGCTGCAAGCCAAACACATTCCACTCAAAAGAACACTACCACACAGGCAGCTGTTGAGATCAGGGCTCCAGAGGGCAAAGTTGACAGAACATTAGCTAAGTCTGTAACAAACCCCCCCCCCTGCCCATATAGTGCAGAGATTTGAGAGAATGCTTCGAAACTGAGGTGATCACAAAAGCTTGCACATCGATTGGAAGCCAACATGTCAAAACCCTCCTACGCACCCTGGTCCAGAAATAACTTCACGTACAATGTGATACGACTCGAAAGGTTTCCTCCCGTTGCATGTTAGACGTGGTTGTAGCATTTTTGGTTAGCTTTTCACTTAGGACTCCCTAATAACTGCCCAGGAATTGGTAAGGTCACAAGTAGAAACTAGTAGCTACGAAATACACATTACGGATTTTGGTCAAGTAACAAACATCGTTACGAGCTAAACAGTCATTTACGGCTCTTCGTCCTCCAGAATAAGAGAGCTTATCCTCGTAAGTAGGTCAGTTATACCTCCTGCAGGAATGGAGACCGGTTTGAAGGGGCTTTATTTTAGGTTGTAGCTCCTGAAGGAGTCCATTTATCAAAGCTGTACGCTCGGCCACCAGAGACTTGAGCTTACGAGACTGCGTTGCCTACATAAAATTAAAACGCTGCTCTTGTTTGCCTTTACTATGGAGTGCAGgtgtagtaaaaaaaaaatgggtatCAAAACAGCTGAGATTTGTTCCTTTCTGTTTTAGATTAACCCTTCTGTGAATTTGCATTTTTACCAATTTGGCAATGGCGAGCTTCACCTTTTTTTCCTACAACTAcctttttattttacagttgCATATGGGGTGCAAGAAAATATCAATACATGTCAGTATCATGATATATTGTTCTGGTAATATTGTATCGATTTGCAAAAATGCAGTatcaatattattttaaataaagattcaCGGCGGTCGTTTTGTTTGGAGTTTACATCCAAACCATAAGATAGCATTCTTTTTATCTCTGAACTTAAACGGTAACAGGAAGTGCTTGCATAGGGGCACGCCACAATTTGTTTGCTAAGATTTGCATATGATGTGTGTTCTTAATGACAGCTTTTCTAAAATGATATCCTATTATATTCCTAAAATAGGAAATGACTGCTTCACAGCAGCGTAACGCAATATATTGCACCGCAACCATGTATCGTGACGCATATCGCTAGATTCTTGCCGGTACACAGCCATATGCATTTACACGGTCTTATGTAAGGTCTTTTTATACCAAGAAAATTTAAGATTAAAGGACCGTTCACACTATTGTTGAAACAAAAAGTGtaaacttgtgtgtgtgtgtgtgtgtgtgtgtgtatgtgtatatatacatgcgtacatacatttacatttattcatttagctgacacttttatctaaagtgacttacaattGCAATATATGTCAGAGTTCGcacgcctctggagcaactaggggttaagtgtcttgttcagggacacaatggtgtgtcacaggggattcgaacccaggtctctcacaccaaaggcGAGTGTCTTATCCACTGCGTCATCACCACCCCactacacacacgcacgcacgcacgcacgtaCGTACGTACGTACGTACATACACACGTacgtacatacacacacacacacacacacacacacacacgtacgtacatacacacacacacacgtacgtacatacacacacacacacacacacacgtacgtacatacacacacacacacacacacgtacgtACATACACGcacccacaaacacacacacgtacatacacacacacacacacacacacacacgtacgtacacacacacacacacacacacacacacacacacgtacataCACGCATACGTACATGTATATATACACGTACGTATGTATGTACATactacatgcatacatacatacatgcatgcctacgtacatgcatgcatgcgtacatataaaatacacacaataatgtttgtatttaagaaacatttacatgtatatttatatatattttatatggttATATATACTTTATgctgtttataaaaatataaaatttttcttaaattcaatgtgtgtgtgtgtgtgtttatttatataaacataatatatacacacagtacacagacacatatattatgcaaacacaaacttttattttgtatgtgattaatcgcgattcatcttttgacagccctaaaaaaattcaaacactgatatTATATACAGCCACATTCAATTATAGCACATAGTTTAAATTTAATATAGTGCTGAATATTCTTTCTTGGTGTGAATGGGCCTTTAGTGCtccattaaaaacattttaatgttcTCATAGTTTATAGATAAAGAGCCATCTTGTATGTTGTGTATCTGTTTTCCCATCTGTCCCGGGGCTTTTCTAATGCTACGCCAAAGTCTCTAAGCACTGTTTGTTTCTCACTTGCTCCATTTCATCCATAATGGGTATTTTTCCTCTTCATCTTTGCATGGATGTTACTAACCTCACAGTCTCATACAACAAAAgtctctttttgtttgtttgtggcATATCTATAAGCAGTTGTGTGTCAGTTTTGCTCTTTTAGTGAGACATTCACAACATAAAGAATAGAAGTAGGGTGGCTTCCTAAATGATCAAACCTCCTCTTAAATTTTCCAACAACGATACAAATCGTAATTGAATGTCGGGGTGATAACTATAAAACGCATAAATATGTGCCTCTGGACCACAAAGCcagtcattttttgacatttaagCTTTCCATTtattgttaggataggacaatttTGGGCGAgatgcaactatttgaaaatctggattTTGAGGGTACTAATaatgtattactaatgataatttttttatattttatggtaggaaatgtacaaaatatctacATGAAACacgatctttacttaatatcctaatgatttttggcataaaaattgacccatacaatgtattgtttgcttttgctacaaatataaccatgctacttatgactgtttttgtggtccagggtcacgcacataaattttttgttgtatttatatattgtcATTCATTTTAACTTTCGTTAATGTTTTGAGTAATGATTCAATTCTTTGAATCCGTTTTAAATGGATTCACTGACAAATTCATTCACAAACATTGACACATCTCATGCTCTCAAGTCATGCGAAAAGAGGATAGCGAAATTAGTTTGACAGACTCTTTATGAAACTTAATAGACAAATAACACCCTTCAATGAGTCAATTATGATTCATCTCCAGTGAATGTcatgaatatttaaaatcacCCTGCCCTAACTGCATGCATATATTCCCATCTCAATAGATGTGTAATTTTGTATTATGTCCCTGTTTTAAAGCTGCTATCGTTTGgttctcattaaaaaaacactcaAATCCGGTATCATAATTCTTGATTGTGAATAGATGACAAACTTACACCACATACACGCTGGCCTGACTTAATTTGTCTATGTCAGCTAGAAAGAATTTCTGATGTAATGACATTAACCTCATGATTTTCCTGGCAACATGTTAATGTAATGATAACTGTCATGTGATTTTTGAGAAGCATCTAATTTAGTAGGTTTGGTTTATAATACTGGCAATATTAGTGGCCGGCAAAATATTGCCTGTTGATCAGCTttgttaaaatgcaaatgaattaTGAGAACCAGCTGTAAATGTACAATGTATTATTACATGcgtataataataaaaaagtattattaGAGTCCATTACGTCTCTTCAACCTTCAATTATGGTGCCACATAATTCTCTGCCTATCATGCTTGATAACTAAAAGTTTCGGTAGCGCATcgcgttagcagcgcaaaagttcATAGGTTCGATTCCAGGGAACATGCATATAGATTAAATGTTTACTTTacagtcactttggataaaatatgtaaattccatatgcgtaaatgtaaatggcGACATAACCTATGTTATAATGTagtaataacataaaatattacATTGGCACTACATTGCTCTGGTCTGTACTAACCATTCATAATTCGAGATCTGTCTTTTTAGGGGCTAGATTGGGAAGCTTGTTGTTGAATGGGGTgtaaataaccttgatattacCAACATCATTCTCATACCTTCTTGGCTCTATCTCAGGATGGTGGATGTTGGTGGACAGAGGTCAGAGCGCAGGAAGTGGATCCACTGCTTCGAGAACGTCACGTCCATCATGTTCCTGGTTGCCTTGAGCGAATACGACCAGGTCCTTGTGGAGTCTGACAATGAGGTAACTGGAAAAATCTTGTTTGAAATTGGTTCGAGgacgtaaaaaaaaaagagagacgGCATAGACAGAAAACTAACATTAACGATTATATCTAGCTTTATTACACAGCTtattggaatgcttgattttgatttgccagtcgcgacatttgcatttgtttgttattcccagataacaaccgctcaaaactaataacacaggTAACCGGATGCtccaaatcattttgacaggtagtttaatattacacaaaaattaaatatgaatgtattttaatagcctgtatttaacattatatttacaaatgattaaaccaaatagagCATTCGTGACACTTGAACGCTTGTCTCgtcttaaaaatgaaaataaacaagGGTTTTTTTTTcgcggaaggtctgcattcattaaaaattagctgataaaatattttaaattaatattttattttccttaccttacttatggggtaaatagctgtgtaataagcaaATAATGTACAGGCTGCTGGTTGTTATTGTGATATAAGACCTATTGTGTTGTGTCGGGGGCTGGTTGCATAAACttctaagactagtcttaaaagttagtcatgaattttttttaagactgATTATAACtattttaagtatgttacatagaagGGTAGATCGGTCtactttaaatccaaataataagactgattaacCCTAACTAagtgctagttagtcagaatcattcttaagacgcagtcttaacgtcacggctatgtttatgcaaccggtcACAGATCACACTTTCGGGGCGATATCAGCCGGCTGCCTAtgcattatcccttacatagaTGTATTTATATTGTAAATAAGTAGCTATAGGcagttttagcagtaacaacataaacaagcggctgtcgtggtctgcacgtaacttccggtaaactcagctaagaataaataacaacaaagttctttaaacaaagtttatttatataagaggcaaaaaacaacacatagattacctagaaaaaccaaaacatttgttattttcgacgaggcatttgttcaagagatcagtttagcaactagtcagaccgttaaaaaaaacgaaaccggtaggaaagtttggatccagacgtgtattgCGTCAGCGCActtgcgtccgatgaaaccgtctatagacagttttagcagtaacaaacGGCTTATGTGAAGCAAATGAAACTTCCAGTTAACTTtcacaaagaatcaataacaatagTCCTtgtagagtagtttatttctgataacaagggaaataaataacaagtagatAAGCATATAAAAAACTACAAtgagctaacattactgtgtaaaattaatgtataaaatgttaactacagatcgaATGCCAAACCTTCCTTCAAATAGCGATGATTCATGATCgcgtctcccctcgtctttttAATTTGTTCAAattatttgttccagagttcagtttagccaccagtcagaccattaaacaaataGAAACTGGAAGTTAAGTTACGTCCAGACGCGCAACTGCGACAACACACATGTCCGATGAAACCGCCTATATGTGAATTTTGTGATGCATGTAATTCCTTTAAACTTAATAATCCAGTGACTATTTGTATTAATGTGGTGGATACAGGTTTGCTCACTGGACTGAACAATTGGTACGTGAAGATGGTGGTCATGACGTTAGCATTTCTAGATTCTAGTTTATACCCACACACTAATGATAGTAGACGTTAATATCATGCAACATGAtcgcttgttctcccgacagcatctaGCTTCTCtcgtgctaacacattgaccccaggggatcttatgaaaaactttccataattttactcaaagtcaacgagaATCACAGGtaatcgctgtgaaaaatgttaagtgatgacgtcaagtataaccgtgcagcaatgacagtgttcctaatatgacaaagtacgtgttttgattaatgccattaatgtttattttttatcagtgtgtgcaactgttcaactaaatgaatataaaattgcaaaaatgaatgcacatttatacattgattgaatagatttattgcattttgtggaaaaaattatttgtttttaaaataaatctttgaaaatcaagttatggatttgatttttttttttttaacctaaagatggtatgtgaaagtttgtaacagaaaatagtggttttcatcttgtcactttcttggtatagaaaacacgtttttacctaAATTTGtcgaaatggatttattgcgttttggaaccaaactcttcaaatgtattCATTGAGAAGTTAATTCACAAATGCTATAAAGGTTTGATCCTGTCTTTTAAGCACCTGTGGCGTATAAGGACTATAAACGCCATTTAGCCGTAGTGTAAATTCCATCCGACTACAATCAGAGAACTAGTCTCCCCTTTTTACCCTTACAAATGTCTTATTTAAATCCTGCAGAATCGAATGGAAGAGAGCAAAGCTCTGTTTCGCACAATCATCACGTACCCCTGGTTCCAGAACTCTTCAGTCATTCTTTTCCTCAACAAAAAAGACTTGCTGGAGGAGAAGATCATGTACTCGCACCTGGTGGACTACTTTCCAGAGTTTGATGGTAAAGCCACATACATTTCAAGTCTACAGTGACATCATGTGGCAGACCTGTGAAgtacaatttaagtttttcatgaaagatgatgtcacttcctgtttgtcaGGGTCACACTTTAAGGGGCACTAGCATAGACAATGTTCCTTGGCATTAGTTGTGCATTGTTGACATACACATATATGAATATACATTCATGCATGTATACATAAATTTAAAGTGTCCCAATAATTTGTCCAAATTAGGAATTTTCTGGagatttttagaaaatggatttattttataataatatttgatACAAAgcatttttgtagttttatatCTTGTAAACCAGTGATTTATTACTAATCCTGTCTGCCGAATCTCAGGTCCGCAGAGGGACGCCCAGGCAGGCCGTGAGTTTATCTTGAAGATGTTCGTGGACCTCAACCCAGACAGCGACAAGATCATCTACTCGCACTTCACCTGCGCCACGGACACGGAAAACATCCGTTTCGTCTTCGCGGCCGTCAAGGACACCATCCTGCAGCACAACCTCAAAGAGTATAACCtagtgtgagagagagagaaagagacaccTGCAGCCCACATACGGCCGAAAGCACTACACACCTCTATGTATTACACATGCAGAAACACACACGCGCAGGAAACGTAACTCGAATGTGCGGACACACCTTCACTCCATTAGGCACTGGATCTTCACGTTCATAGCCCTTCATAGCCGACTCTTTTTGGCGTACCCTAAGTTGATAGCTTCATCGTCCACTCCTCCTCATTGGTCCGACTTGGTCATACGTGAGGGCTGGGCCGCTTATCTGGTGCCTAATGATAAAGAGCATAATATGTTTGCTCAGTAGATGGGCTGTAGGTGAGCTCTACCTGAGGTACAAACTTTACGGATACGCTTTGGGTGGAGATACGAGAGAGggcgtgattctcgcgaaaggACAGATCTAAACTTCACCTTTTATCACTGAATTTAACTAGGTGTCAGTTTTTTAATCGAACGCTACAACACTAGGAGGTGGGGGTGACTAAATGATTTGATTTAATACTATGTTAGGGGTGATGTATAAAATTATAAGGTGTACTTTGAGAAAAGTTGGTGCACGTTTGACTTTAACCTTTTCCGTAATGCTAGAAAGATAAATAACGAAAACCACATCATGGTTTTAGGTGTAattctctttttttgttcaAACCTGTTTTTACAACTCTAACCAAGTTCTTGTTTCCCGAAAGTGTTTTAAAAAGTTTGTTTGCCACAATACCTAGTTCAGTCCTATAGTCACTAAATTTCTTGTTTTGGAGGCGAACCATTTCTTTTTACATTCGAATATTTGCCAGTATTGTGTATGATCAGTAAAGGGATAGAGCTAgtattcaaatatatatataaacagatATATTTACAGAAGTTTGTGAAAGATCGTGATTTTTGTTTACATGCTTTGTCACAAATCACTTTTCAGTCTTTGGTCGTCGAccgaaaaattaaataaagagcTTTCCCAACCCAAGTTTCTGTGCAGTGCAACACGAATGTTCACGTGATGATACAAACGTTCGTAAATACGCTTGTTCCGCGAGGTGCGTCACGGCGAAATCGGTTCGTTTtttaatttatgtaatttatgGACCAGATATATAAATAATGTGGATAATCAAACTCGCTTTCCATGTGACCGCACCACAGCGTAAGCGAGGATTGAGTCTCTACTGCTGTAAAAATGAATCCATCGCGAAGTGATTTATTTTTCGGTATGTTGTCACGGttctgttttttctttcttgAAATGCTTGAAAATGGGAAGTCGAAATTCCATTTCATGAACGTGCTTTATGCAAAATAGGAAATTGAGCATTTATCAGTGGTTTAAATCTAGATTGGTCTTCGCTTGCGTTTGACAGTCGGCTCTCGGCTTCGTAGAACCATATCTTTGTTCTCGCTCGATCCGCTTTTTGGATTCAATAGCTGGGTTTCATAGCTAACTTGTTTTTggtctttaaaatgtaattcagGTGAGTTTTCATACTTTCATTACAAGGGCTAACTATGGGCAAAGCTGACTGAATGAGAAGACTCTATGAAGAGCAATAGGTACGCCGAAGTGAGAATCTGAATCGGGGACGGCGTGGTAACGTCCGGGGGTTGCCGTCGCTGTAGGTTCAGCTTGCAATGCATCCAGGGAATCGAAGTTTTTGTAAGGCCCACTTGAATGGATAAAGTCCTCTTAGGAAAATGTATTACGCGTTGATAATTTCTTAAAGAAGTAAGCTAAGCTTTTGAATGAATTGTCTTCTCTGGAGTAATGTTAGGTTAATTGTGTTAGTTGAGGGCTATAACCATTTTCCTTGGTGGTAGATGGTGTTTTCTTTCCACTAATCTTGTCGCACTTTTTTGCCATGGATGATGGTCCAAAGTGGATGAATTGTGTAGGCCCATTTGTCCATCAGTTCATCGCACGCCTgcgtttttactgtttttgcccGATGTATCGCACACATACGGAGTCAGATTTGCTCTGTTTGTACCACTG is a genomic window containing:
- the gna11a gene encoding guanine nucleotide-binding protein subunit alpha-11a isoform X1, with product MTLESMMACCMSEEAKESKRINAEIDKQLRRDKRDARRELKLLLLGTGESGKSTFIKQMRIIHGTGYTDEDKRGFTKLVYQNIFTSMQAMIRATEHLKIPFKYEDNKANAQLVREVDVEKISSFDQPYISAIKMLWTDPGIQEAYDRRREYQLSDSTKYYLSDLDRIADPSYLPTQQDVLRVRIPTTGIIEYPFDLQSIIFRMVDVGGQRSERRKWIHCFENVTSIMFLVALSEYDQVLVESDNENRMEESKALFRTIITYPWFQNSSVILFLNKKDLLEEKIMYSHLVDYFPEFDGPQRDAQAGREFILKMFVDLNPDSDKIIYSHFTCATDTENIRFVFAAVKDTILQHNLKEYNLV